One stretch of Psilocybe cubensis strain MGC-MH-2018 chromosome 6, whole genome shotgun sequence DNA includes these proteins:
- a CDS encoding Cell division control protein 25 has translation MDGVTPALYSHSFSDSHKTAAASNTSPSASSNQVQATQQEEQQAVDEPYTTLFCRALYDYEAQDASALSFRTDDIIEVLTQQPSGWWDGLLGEERGWFPSNYVTIISDEEAELAFSQAESAAAETQALTAQPKSTNGVSHASSEPRAEEQWPDNEASYRNPISVHKAPAANGTQQSDFWVPEVTAGNQIYYVNTQTGQRSRDLPQETEDEVSDGDLAGLTSQTSSRSGTSAGLAFGPTDSAEISSGGEDGHRLNGSPDAWVKKLADDGFSHYYVNKLDGRVQWTTPEGMGSSTRSISTMPSSTSRQPDTSRLSVYSDDSDVEPFDHLQNSRARQSNGKSRPIASPTTRTEPNQSAVMELTSAERIAKAVQQALEPPPPTFVTELSEIAKGAIQAVVDNVQATGSGRRPEDDGKMDMLIYSVVLAVRNLLYISTSPSIQLSQDATHGKNRDDRTNSQAPLKPAQRKVTATLSRLVLSARAMQYDSGSVLTDTLTRIETDSEELERAVLSFVLEVQRNEHQSKSGSTHIKRLQGVFSTANIGLGLVGGGSAGSWKGFGYVASTSETGMPKKVLGSEAKLEIATSLERLQERNDALNQALRLSTNTSVQVQARVQEFITHISSFLNVVADIHVARHVDIDGIRQSGDLAVHDQYSETVERARGLVRTLETVTQAIYDDSSTLLLAAQTLHDGEKSSHSPDQVEAYDLLHRLSSSLGSNLGVIKSVFDGLLSVGQQQAELSQGDYNGSIDWRMSRLSVINDHFDDPSQKSGIDSYHSENEDVVDMELAFNRPGIRSQKSTAESSYDSYRTLANSNDTVLTRDSEISLDNTLVTQSPTEMRDSYADNDMGLYEDEVPSTKPTSRPSGTNKLKKLLGDEYADKVAADLQPWYLRPNYSPSDIIIEADGSVRGGTVPALVERLTAHEQADTTFSKAFLMTYKSFTTLDELFDLLVARFRIQPPDNLTQSEKEEWTKLKQHVIQMRVINTMKSMVVDDGVLEKEDMYILDRMKEFISTDEVSRFAAAKHLLIQIERIQTQGGEAKQLVNTNPGPPPPAIAPKSSKKLKLLDIDPLELARQLTIMESQLYQKIKPMECLQRSREQKTENIDNITTVIQTSNRIADWVAESILTKEDSRRRAQVIKHLIAVADRCRTLNNFSTMIAITSGLNTPPIRRLKRTWEQVNQRFMSQFGACEMTIDSNKNFTKYRSLMASVTPPCVPFIGVFLSTLQFIQDGNPDNLPGGLVNFRKRQKASEVINDIKRWQAQPFNFQSLPPVLSFINDSLNQFQDTRASSDRFWALSLEREPREREDEKMARLLQESGFL, from the exons ATGGACGGTGTAACGCCTGCACTGTATTCTCACTCCTTTTCTGACTCTCACAAGACAGCCGCTGCTTCAAATACATCACCTTCAGCATCTAGCAACCAAGTACAAGCAACGCAACAGGAGGAACAGCAAGCCGTCGACGAACCTTACACCACATTGTTCTGTAGGGCTCTCTATGACTATGAGGCGCAGGACGCATCTGCTCTCTCGTTTCGAACAGATGATATCATTGAGGTTTTGACGCAACAACCCTCGGGATGGTGGGATGGTTTGCTTGGAGAAGAGCGAGGCTGGTTTCCTTCCAATTATGTGACTATCATATCAGACGAAGAAGCGGAGCTAGCTTTCTCTCAAGCCGAAAGCGCAGCTGCTGAAACACAAGCGTTGACAGCACAACCCAAATCTACAAACGGGGTCTCTCATGCGAGTTCAGAACCTCGGGCAGAGGAGCAATGGCCCGACAACGAAGCATCATACCGGAATCCTATCTCGGTTCATAAAGCTCCCGCTGCAAATGGTACTCAGCAGAGCGACTTTTGGGTACCAGAGGTTACCGCAGGCAACCAG ATATATTATGTGAATACTCAGACAGGCCAGCGGTCTCGAGATCTTCCTCAAGAAACAGAAGACGAAGTATCAGACGGCGACCTAGCTGGGCTTACATCACAAACGTCTTCTCGCTCAGGTACATCTGCTGGACTGGCATTCGGCCCCACCGACTCTGCCGAAATTTCTTCGGGAGGAGAAGACGGTCATAGACTAAACGGATCACCAGATGCCTGGGTGAAGAAACTCGCGGATGACGGCTTTTCACATTATTATGTGAACAAACTTGACGGACGAGTGCAATGGACAACGCCAGAAGGCATGGGCTCTAGTACCCGTTCTATATCCACTATGCCCTCCAGCACCTCGCGTCAACCCGATACTTCGCGTCTCAGTGTATACTCTGACGACTCCGACGTGGAACCTTTTGATCATCTCCAAAATTCCCGAGCGCGTCAAAGTAATGGTAAATCTCGCCCTATCGCATCCCCGACCACCCGTACCGAACCCAATCAGTCAGCAGTCATGGAGTTGACTTCAGCAGAACGGATAGCTAAAGCAGTTCAGCAGGCTTTGGAGCCTCCACCCCCGACTTTTGTCACAGAACTTTCTGAGATCGCAAAAGGTGCAATCCAGGCTGTGGTAGACAATGTTCAAGCCACTGGTTCAGGCCGCCGGCCGGAGGATGACGGGAAAATGGATATGCTGATATACAGTGTTGTGCTTGCCGTTCGAAACTTGCTATACATTTCCACTTCACCCTCTATTCAACTATCACAAGATGCTACCCATGGGAAGAACCGCGACGATAGAACTAATTCTCAGGCCCCTCTCAAACCTGCTCAGCGTAAAGTTACTGCGACCCTTTCGAGACTTGTTTTAAGTGCTCGTGCCATGCAATATGATTCTGGCTCTGTGCTAACAGACACACTCACTCGCATCGAAACTGACTCCGAAGAGCTGGAGCGAGCCGTGCTTTCGTTCGTATTAGAAGTGCAACGAAACGAACACCAGTCCAAATCTGGGAGCACACATATCAAACGGCTTCAGGGTGTATTTTCAACCGCTAATATTGGTCTTGGCCTTGTTGGTGGTGGATCTGCGGGGTCCTGGAAGGGGTTTGGATATGTCGCTTCTACGAGCGAGACTGGAATGCCAAAAAAGGTTCTAGGATCTGAAGCAAAACTTGAAATAGCAACATCGCTGGAGAGGTTGCAGGAGAGAAACGATGCCTTAAACCAAGCTCTCCGACTGTCAACAAATACTTCAG ttcaagtgcAAGCGAGAGTGCAAGAATTCATCACCCACATTTCTAGTTTTCTAAACGTGGTGGCTGATATTCACGTTGCGCGACATGTTGATATCGACGGTATCCGCCAATCTGGTGACCTAGCTGTGCACGATCAATATTCCGAAACAGTAGAACGCGCGAGGGGTCTGGTTCGTACTTTGGAAACAGTAACACAGGCAATTTACGACGATAGCTCTACACTCCTTTTGGCTGCGCAAACACTCCACGATGGAGAGAAGAGTTCACATAGTCCCGACCAAGTGGAGGCGTACGATCTTTTGCACCGTCTGTCATCCTCTTTGGGTAGTAACCTCGGGGTTATTAAAAGCGTCTTCGACGGTCTGCTCTCTGTAGGACAACAGCAGGCTGAGTTGTCTCAAGGCGATTACAATGGCTCCATCGATTGGCGAATGTCTCGACTCAGTGTAATTAACGACCATTTTGATGATCCTTCACAGAAATCAGGCATTGACTCTTATCATTCCGAAAACGAAGATGTTGTTGACATGGAATTGGCTTTTAACCGACCAGGTATACGGTCTCAGAAATCAACTGCCGAATCTTCTTATGATTCTTACCGAACTCTGGCAAACTCTAATGACACTGTTCTCACACGGGATTCAGAAATCTCTTTGGACAACACACTTGTGACACAATCTCCTACCGAGATGCGTGACAGCTATGCTGATAATGACATGGGTCTatatgaagatgaag TGCCATCGACGAAGCCTACTTCCCGGCCCTCGGGTACCAACAAGCTTAAGAAGCTTCTTGGAGATGAATATGCGGACAAAGTTGCAGCCGATCTCCAACCTTGGTATCTGCGGCCCAATTATTCACCATCGGACATTATCATTGAAGCCGATGGCTCTGTGCGTGGTGGCACTGTACCTGCACTTGTCGAGCGTTTAACTGCTCATGAACAGGCTG ACACGACCTTCAGCAAAGCATTCCTCATGACTTACAAATCGTTCACAACATTGGACGAACTGTTCGACCTACTGGTTGCCCGTTTCAGAATCCAACCTCCTGATAACCTTACTCAatcagagaaagaggaatggacaaaattgaagcaaCATGTCATTCAAATGCG TGTCATTAACACCATGAAGTCTATGGTCGTCGACGATGGCGTCTTGGAGAAGGAAGATATGTATATTCTTGATCGAATGAAAGAATTCATCTCTACGGACGAAGTCTCGAGGTTTGCAGCTGCAAAGCATCTACTAATCCAAATTGAGCGGATT CAAACGCAGGGAGGAGAAGCTAAACAACTTGTCAACACTAACCCCGGCCCTCCACCCCCCGCTATCGCTCCAAAGTCCAGCAAGAAACTTAAACTACTCGATATCGACCCTCTAGAACTGGCCCGCCAGCTAACTATCATGGAGAGCCAACTTTACCAGAAAATTAAACCGATGGAATGCCTCCAGCGTTCACGCGAGCAGAAAACAGAAAATATCGACAATATTACCACTGTTATCCAAACCAGTAATAGG ATTGCTGACTGGGTCGCTGAGTCAATTTTGACCAAAGAAGACTCTCGTCGACGTGCTCAAGTCATCAAGCATCTGATTGCTGTCGCAGAT CGTTGTCGAACCTTGAACAATTTCTCCACCATGATTGCAATAACTTCCGGTCTTAACACTCCCCCTATTCGCCGACTAAAGCGAACTTGGGAACAAGTCAATCAACGGTTCATGTCTCAGTTTGGTGCATGTGAAATGACCATCGACAGTAATAAAAATTTCACCAAGTATAGATCTCTAATGGCATCAGTGACGCCACCATGTGTTCCTTTCATTG GTGTCTTTCTCTCCACCCTACAATTTATCCAGGATGGTAATCCGGATAACCTACCAGGAGGTTTGGTCAATTTCCGCAAGCGACAAAAGGCCTCAGAAGTCATCAATGACATCAAGCGCTGGCAGGCGCAACCTTTCAACTTCCAATCCTTGCCTCCTGTATTGTCCTTCATCAACGACTCGTTGAACCAGTTCCAAGACACTCGTGCATCAAGTGATCGCTTCTGGGCTCTTTCTCTTGAACGAGAGCCAAGGGAACGAGAAGACGAAAAAATGGCCAGATTGCTACAGGAAAGTGGTTTCCTGTAG
- a CDS encoding Ribosome assembly protein 1, with translation MEVPDAANVRIITTLGHVDHGKTTLMDALLAANNIISPRMAGKMRYLDSREDEQERGITMESSAVSLKFQVMERSTDGGIKPRTYVVNMIDTPGHVDFSSEVSTASRLCDGALVLVDVVEGVCTQTVAVLRQAWHDRLRPILVINKFDRLITELKLSPIEAYHHLARLIEQVNVVMGNFFASERMEDDQRWHEERERRLAEKKDAIADEADATVNDTEEFQEKDDEDIYFAPEKGNVIFASALDGWGFRVGKFAQLYAKKLGIKEANLRRVLWGDFFLDPKTKRVISYKHLRGRALKPLFVQFVLDNIWAIYDAVVVNPNPDKVAKIVTTLELKIPPRDLKSKDTRHLLSLICTQWLSLSTCIIQAAIDIVPTPPVAQATRIPKMLYPYLYEATLQPRNKLEEDLFTSKSGSKACVVAYVSKMFAVSSKDLPENKKKPLTAEEMRERAREARAARSAEAKEEQKPTPQENIPISEAKQLEVEEDSKKTDGEVVLGFARLYSGTIRVDTSVYALLPKYNTELAPTHPNNVRYLLTAKVESLYVMMGRELVPVTEVHAGNIFAIKGLESKVWRSATLCSPDDAGIVDGRASEDKDCLINLGAVNRSAAPIVRVALEPERPADMPKLINGLKLLSQSDPCVETFQQQTGEHVILTAGELHLERCLKDLRERFAKVEIQASKPIVPFRETAVKASDMAPTKTPNAPRGTIRGTSSQKVVSFTIRASPLPPTIMDFILENLTTWKTLQHDRKVKQGQSVDEEDAGDNYGDVIRKPTVTPEQFWDAFDQKCKEVGGEWSDAADKTWAFGPQKAGACLLLDARKPKPYSSLRVRMQKQIIDEDGAEIERVIRDFDNHIETGFQLATFQGPLCAEPVEGMAYFVEQVEVDTESLEKELEQNRMSQVTGSLISAVRDACRNGLLDWSPRLMLAMYTCEIQAPTDALGKVYAVVAKRRGRITAEEMKEGTSFFNVTALLPVVESFGFADDIRTKTSGAASPQLIFSGYELLDLDPFWVPTTEEELEDLGEKADRSNIAKGYMDAVRDRKGMFVDRKIVEFAEKQRTLKR, from the exons ATGGAGGTTCCCGATGCTGCCAATGTTCGTATAATTACCACTCTTGGACACGTTGATCATGGCAAGACTACACTTATGGACGCCTTGCTCGCCGCGAACAACATCATTTCTCCACGAATGGCGGGTAAGATGAGGTATCTGGACAGTCGAGAAGATGAGCAAGAACGTGGAATCACTATGGAAAGCAGTGCGGTCTCGCTCAAATTTCAGGTTATGGAAAGGTCTACAGATGGCG GTATAAAACCCCGAACGTACGTGGTCAATATGATTGACACACCCGGACATGTCGACTTTTCCAGTGAAGTATCTACCGCCTCGAGGTTATGCGATGGAGCACTCGTCTTGGTTGACGTGGTGGAGGGAGTTTGTACGCAA ACTGTTGCCGTCCTTAGGCAGGCATGGCACGATCGCCTGCGCCCAATCCTTGTAATAAACAAGTTCGATCGGCTCATTACAGAGCTGAAGTTGTCGCCTATAGAGGCATACCATCACCTTGCTCGATTAATCGAACAGGTCAACGTCGTTATGGGCAATTTCTTTGCATCCGAGAGGATGGAAGACGACCAACGGTGGCATGAAGAACGGGAGAGACGCCTGGCGGAGAAGAAGGACGCAATTGCTGACGAAGCCGATGCAACTGTCAACGATACTGAAGaattccaagaaaaagatgatgaagacatttATTTCGCCCCGGAGAAAGGCAACGTAATTTTTGCTTCTGCTCTTGATGGATGGGGATTTCGTGTGGGCAAATTTGCCCAGTTGTATGCTAAGAAGCTAGGCATCAAGGAGGCCAATTTACGTAGAGTCCTATGGGGCGACTTTTTCCTTGACCCAAAAACCAAACGAGTTATCAGCTATAAACACCTTCGAGGAAGAGCCCTCAAACCTCTTTTTGTCCAGTTTGTGCTTGACAATATCTGGGCTATCTATGATGCGGTCGTGGTGAACCC CAATCCAGATAAGGTTGCAAAAATTGTGACTACCCTCGAACTCAAAATTCCACCTCGCGATCTTAAATCCAAGGATACACGACACTTACTCTCCCTCATTTGCACCCAGTGGCTCTCCCTGTCGACATGCATCATCCAAGCTGCCATTGACATCGTTCCTACTCCACCAGTAGCTCAAGCCACCAGAATACCCAAAATGCTATATCCTTATCTATACGAGGCCACACTTCAACCCAGAAATAAATTGGAAGAAGATCTTTTTACATCAAAATCGGGATCCAAAGCTTGTGTTGTCGCGTATGTCAGCAAAATGTTTGCGGTATCTTCTAAAGATTTGCCAGAGAACAAGAAGAAGCCTTTGACTGCGGAAGAAATGAGAGAAAGAGCAAGAGAAgcaagggcagcacgatCAGCGGAAGCAAAGGAGGAACAAAAGCCTACTCCTCAGGAAAATATTCCTATTTCAGAAGCCAAACAACtggaggtggaagaagaCTCCAAGAAAACCGATGGCGAGGTCGTACTTGGTTTTGCACGATTGTACTCCGGTACAATCCGTGTAGATACTTCTGTATATGCTCTACTTCCAAAGTATAACACAGAGCTGGCGCCGACACATCCCAACAACGTTAGATACCTACTCACTGCAAAAGTTGAAAGTTTATATGTTATGATGGGTCGCGAGCTTGTGCCTGTGACCGAGGTACATGCTGGAAATATCTTCGCCATCAAAGGGCTTGAATCCAAAGTATGGAGAAGCGCCACCTTATGTAGCCCGGACGACGCTGGAATAGTAGATGGACGGGCATCGGAAGACAAGGACTGCTTGATTAATTTAGGGGCAGTCAACAGATCG GCTGCACCCATCGTTCGCGTTGCATTGGAGCCAGAGAGGCCTGCTGATATGCCGAAACTTATCAATGGGCTCAAGCTTCTCAGTCAGTCAGATCCATGCGTCGAAACTTTCCAACAACAAACGGGAGAACATGTTATATTAACCGCTGGAGAGTTGCACCTTGAG CGCTGCTTAAAAGATCTCCGTGAAAGATTTGCCAAGGTAGAAATTCAAGCCTCTAAACCTATAGTTCCCTTTCGTGAAACTGCAGTAAAGGCGTCTG ATATGGCACCTACAAAGACACCTAATGCGCCGCGTGGGACCATCCGCGGTACAAGTTCACAAAAAGTTGTTTCTTTTACCATCAGAGCAAGCCCACTTCCACCTACCATCATGGATTTCATCCTTGAAAACTTGACGACGTGGAAGACCCTCCAGcatgacaggaaagttaaGCAAGGACAGTCTgtagacgaggaagatgccGGTGATAACTACGGGGATGTGATTCGGAAGCCTACAGTCACACCTGAACAATTCTGGGACGCCTTTGACCAAAAGTGTAAAGAGGTCGGAGGTGAATGGTCGGATGCAGCAGACAAGACGTGGGCGTTTGGTCCTCAAAAGGCGGGTGCATGCTTGTTGCTTGATGCCAGAAAGCCGAAGCCTTACAGCTC GCTGAGAGTTCGTATGCAAAAACAAATCATTGATGAAGACGGCGCTGAGATTGAGAGAGTGATCCGAGATTTCGATAATCACATTGAAACTGGTTTTCAACTTGCTACCTTTCAAGGACCACTGTGCGCAGAACCCGTAGAAGGCATGGCGTACTTCGTTGAACAGGTAGAAGTCGATACAGAGTCGTTAGAAAAAGAATTGG AACAAAACCGAATGTCTCAAGTAACTGGATCTTTGATATCGGCCGTAAGAGATGCTTGTCGGAATGGCTTGCTAGACTGGTCTCCTAGATTGATGCTTGCGATGTATACCTGCGAGATACAAGCACCTA CCGACGCTCTTGGAAAAGTATATGCGGTCGTTGCTAAACGACGTGGACGCATTACGGCGGAGGAAATGAAAGAAGGGACATCCTTTTTCAATGTAACCGCGCTTTTGCCTGTTGTGGAGAGTTTTGGGTTCGCGGATG ATATCCGGACCAAAACATCGGGAGCAGCGAGCCCACAACTAATCTTTAGCGG ATATGAATTGCTAGATTTAGACCCATTCTGGGTACCAACgacagaagaagaactggAAGATCTTGGAGAAAAGGCTGACCGTTCCAACATCGCGAAGGGATATATGGATGCCGTACGTGATCGTAAAGGCATGTTCGTTGACAGGAAGATCGTAGAGTTTGCGGAGAAGCAGAGAACTCTCAAACGATGA
- a CDS encoding Pre-mRNA-splicing factor cwf19: protein MGTEVSSKEHITKHNSKDDKRDKREKHKKHKDDSDRKHKKRRKHEDDGEEDGGHRRHKHHKRDRENKRGRSGESKMEIVDDNPSDDNLWVEKDIDMGGERILASDIPTSESLKLTSSADATNSSVPLPHPTRIESTLKRDDWMMAEPSTPVLPVGARPQLSRIDYSVEIGEESLDDGYGELSGNSRPVGGGVDFFSSLGTEKKKPSRPDRPDPDKPKVHYKELNQDIKEGRPIDFDEPPPPPPSITPGGPGSQWRMMRLRRVYENAEEDGVPVEQLGIERFGSLQAFEEAKQERRILDEREGKRSEARGRTSERPTHYSRDGEKRLMFSDVGGSGGSSRSSSFRRPGGVTDSVPSTPSPPTGVARPPTNRRLDSLRLPSQASSPLAQAHTPIPTVMTPPPMASGSKSRPLSPSSLNKLQAKVIRAKLMDSPDAARLEQEYEVEARKAQGTDDGGVKKKVEVLPTLDARGRMYDVGHGKEDDRKTGEVLRINPDDDTMTLGEMLRQERMGAGMSDQKDLDAQYARAVMGDGKFENDLDYIDDNAEKLGRQKMRSDGMKRQFAINDYKRTQKVLASCNFCYGEDDSLPKAPIIATGTRVYLSCTLTDELVDGHCLIVPIQHHLNMLEGDDDVWDETRNFMKCLMRMYAEEDKGVVFFETVLSLRKQKHTYIECVPVPWEQFDLLPGYFKESILASEAEWSQHKKLIDFSARPGGFRRALVPNLPYFMVQFDHKGEKGYGHVIEGAADAQDEDGLEEGEKGGGEFPWYFAGEIIGNVLELEARRWRRPRRIDLRRNNERVAEFKKKYTKFDWTGML, encoded by the exons ATGGGCACTGAGGTATCCAGCAAAGAGCACATAACCAAACATAACTCCAAGGACGATAAACGAGACAAGCGTGAAAAGCATAAGAAACACAAGGACGATTCAGACAGGAAACACAAGAAGAGACGCAAACACGAAGATGATGGCGAAGAAGATGGCGGTCATCGAAGGCACAAACATCACAAGAGGGAcagagaaaataaaagagGTAGAAGTGGAGAAAGTAAAATGGAAATTGTCGACGACAACCCCAGTGACGACAATCTATGGGTTGAAAAGGATATCGACATGGGAGGGGAGCGC ATATTGGCTTCCGATATTCCTACTTCTGAGAGTCTCAAGTTGACCTCCTCTGCAGATGCTACTAACTCGTCGGTACCACTTCCTCATCCCACCAGAATAGAATCCACTCTCAAGCGGGACGATTGGATGATGGCCGAACCCTCAACGCCTGTCTTGCCTGTGGGAGCCCGTCCTCAGTTATCTCGCATAGATTATTCCGTGGAAATTGGAGAGGAAAGCCTCGATGATGGTTATGGAGAGCTCTCTGGTAACTCGCGACCAGTTGGTGGTGGAGTTGACTTCTTTTCGAGTCTGGGTacggagaagaagaaacctTCTAGGCCGGACCGACCCGACCCAGATAAA CCCAAAGTTCATTATAAAGAACTTAACCAAGATATCAAAGAAGGTAGACCCATTGATTTTGATGaaccgcccccgcccccgccctcCATTACTCCAGGTGGTCCAGGTTCCCAGTGGAGAATGATGCGCCTTCGTCGAGTATATGAGAACGccgaagaagatggagtgCCAGTCGAACAATTAGGGATCGAACGCTTCGGATCTTTGCAGGCATTCGAAGAAGCGAAGCAGGAACGGCGCATCTTAGACGAACGGGAAGGTAAACGCTCTGAAGCTCGCGGTAGAACATCAGAGCGGCCAACCCACTATAGCAGGGACGGTGAAAAGAGGTTGATGTTTTCAGATGTAGGTGGAAGTGGCGGTTCCAGTCGAAGCTCTTCATTCCGCCGTCCCGGTGGTGTAACCGATAGTGTACCATCTACACCTTCCCCGCCCACAGGTGTCGCTAGGCCCCCGACTAATCGCCGTCTCGATTCTCTGAGGCTCCCTTCACAAGCTAGTTCACCATTGGCTCAGGCACACACACCAATCCCAACGGTGATGACTCCACCACCAATGGCATCTGGATCAAAGTCGAGGCCACTGTCACCATCTTCACTGAATAAATTACAAGCCAAGGTTATACGCGCCAAGCTCATGGATTCTCCTGATGCTGCTAGACTTGAACAAGAATACGAAGTTGAGGCGCGCAAGGCACAAGGAACGGACGATGGCGGTGTTAAGAAGAAGGTAGAGGTTCTTCCAACTCTTGATGCAAGAGGCAGAATGTACGATGTCGGTCACGGAAAAGAGGATGATAG AAAAACTGGAGAAGTGCTGCGTATCAATCCCGACGATGATACAATGACGCTAGGAGAAATGCTACGTCAAGAGCGAATGGGAGCGGGTATGTCAGATCAGAAAGACCTTGATGCGCAATACGCACGCGCCGTCATGGGAGACGGCAAATTCGAG AATGACCTTGATTACATCGATGACAATGCAGAAAAACTCGGTCGTCAGAAGATGCGGTCTGATGGAATGAAACGTCAATTTGCAATTAATG ATTATAAACGCACTCAAAAGGTGCTCGCATCCTGCAATTTTTGCTACGGGGAAGATGATTCTCTGCCTAAAGCCCCTATTATCGCCACTGGGACTCGGGTATATCTATCTTGTACACTAACAGATGAGCTTGTCGATGGTCATTGCTTGATAGTGCCTATCCAGCATCATCTGAATATGTTGGAaggcgatgatgatgtttGGGACGAAACTCGA AATTTTATGAAGTGCCTCATGCGCATGTACGCCGAAGAAGATAAAGGTGTTGTTTTTTTCGAAACAGTACTATCCTTACGAAAGCAAAAACACACATACATTGAATGTGTACCTGTTCCTTGGGAGCAATTCGACTTGCTGCCGGGCTATTTCAAG GAATCGATCCTTGCCTCAGAGGCAGAATGGTCACAGCACAAAAAATTGATCGATTTCAGTGCAAGACCGGGAGGGTTCAGGCGCGCGCTGGTCCCAAACCTCCCTTACTTCATGGTGCAGTTTGATCACAAGGGAGAGAAAGGCTACGGCCACGTTATTGAAGGGGCAGCAGACGCTCAAGATGAAGACGGCttggaagaaggagaaaaaggtGGTGGAGAATTCCCATG GTACTTTGCGGGTGAGATCATCGGAAACGTCCTTGAGTTAGAGGCACGACGGTGGCGTCGGCCCAGGCGAATTGATTTGCGGCGAAATAATGAGCGGGTAGCAGAATTTAAGAAAAAGTACACAAAATTCGATTGGACTGGGATGCTCTAA